GAGCGCGTCGACCGTTTCCTTGCCCCGCGTATAGCGCTTGGTGACGCCTCTGAGTTCGTACATGGTGCAACTCCTGGGATACGTAAGTGCGGTGCGTAAGGGGGCGGGGAGTAGGTACGGGGGGCGGGGCCTATTCGACGCGGCGCAGGGCGTCCGCGGGCCGCAGCCGGGAGGCGCGCCAGCCGCCGAAGGCCCCGGCGATCAGACCGCCGGTGACGGCGAGGGCGACCGCGACGACGATCGTGTCGATGCTGACGGGCGCGGTGAGCGCGACGTCGAGGGCCTTGGACGCGGTCTCCCGCGCCGGACCGCCGATGACGCTGACGCCGGGGCCGCCGCCCGGGCCGCCACCGCCCGGGCCGCCGCCCGAACCGCCCAGCTCCGCCTGGAGGTTCGGGCTGATCTCGGTGACGACGTACGCGCCCGTGAGGCCGAGCGCGATACCGAGGGCACCGCCGACCAGACCGTGGACGATGGCCTCACCGACGACCTGGCGGGTCACGCGGCCCGACTTCCAGCCGAGCGCCTTGAGGGTGCCGAACTCGCGTACGCGGCGGGAGACGGCCGAGGAGGTGAGCAGACCCGCCACCAGGAACGCGGCCACGAGCACCGCGATCGACAGCCACTTGCCGACGCTGGAGGCGAGGTCGGAAGCGGTGGACAGGGAGCCGGAGACGGTGTCGGCGAGGTCGGCGGAGGTGGTGACCGTCGTATCCGGGATGTTCTTCTGGATGGTGCTCTTGACGCTGTCGATCTGCTGCGAGTCGGACGCCTTGACGTAGATCGTGGTGACCTTGTCCTTGGAGTCGCTGATCGTCTGCGCCTGCTTGAGCGGGATGTACAGGTTGGCCGCCGCGTCACCGCTGTCCGGCGTCGATATGCCGATGACCTTGTACTTGACGCCCTTGATGGTGACCGTGCTGCCGACCTTGAGCTTCTTCTCCTTGGCGTACGACGTGTCCGCGACGACGACCTTGGCGTTGGTCTCCGTCGTCTTGAACGTACGACCGCTGGTGATCTTCGAGGAGGTCAGCGGGCCGAGGGCCGGCTTGGTGACGTCGGTGCCGTAGACCGAATAGTTGTCCACGTCGAACTCGGCGCCGCCGCCCTCGACACGGCCCTGCGGGGAGGGCTGCGCCCCGCCGGGACCGCCCTGGCTGTTCTGCTTGCCGTTCTGGTCCTGCTTGAACTGGCCCTGCTTGAACTGCCCGCTGACCTTGATGACTTGGAGGCTCAGCCCGCCGACGGAGTCCGCGACGCCCTGCTGGGCGTCGACCTCGGCGACCGTCTTCGCGGACAGCGTCTGGAAGCCCTGGACCATGACGCGGTCGCTGCTCTGCTCGTCGTCGGAGTCGTCGGGGCGGGCGTCGAAGTTGAAGCGCTTGCCGCCGCCGCTGCTCGACGCGGGCTCGGCGGCCTTCGTGACCGTCATGTCCGTCCCCAGCCCGTACAGCGACTGGAGGACCTTGCCCTGCGCCTTCTCCATGCCCGAGGACACGGAACTGACGACGATGACCAGGGCGATGCCCAGGGCGAGTCCGGAGGCGACGACGAGGGCCGCCTTTCTGCGGCGGCGCAACTCGCGCCTCAGGTAGGTGAAGAACATGGGCCGCAAGCTAGGTACGGCGCGTGATGAAGCGTTAAGGCCGGAATAAGAGAACGATGAGAAGGCTGTGGTGGAGCGGGAGTTCACCTGTGTGATCCCGTGCGGGATTCCGGAAACCGGTGGAAACGCGAAGGCGGCGGCAGCCCCGAGGGCTGCCGCCGCCTTGACGGTTCAGGTAACTCAGACGGCCGAACCGGCCTTCCACGCCGCCCAGTCGAGGTTCCAGCCGTTGAGGCCGTTGTCCGGGGCGATGGTCTTGTCGCCGGTGTTCTTGACGACCACGACGTCACCGATCAGCGAGTTGTTGTAGAACCAGGCCCCGGGCGTGTTCGGGTCGCCCGCGCCCTTCGTGTCGGACAGGCCGACGCAGCCGTGGCTGGTGTTCACGGCGCCGAAGATGGACTTGGCGCCCCAGTAGTTGCCGTGGATGAAGGTGCCGGAGGTCGACAGACGCATGGCGTGCGGTACGTCCTTGATGTCGTACTCGCCCTTGCCGTCGTCGTCCGTGAAGCCGACCGTCGCGCCGTCCATCCGGGTCTCCTCGAACTTCTCGGAGATCACCATCTGACCCTCGTACGTCGTGTTCGTGGGCGAACCGGCGGAGATCGGGATGGTCTTGACGGTCTTGCCGTCCTGGGTGACCTTCATCGTCTTGGACTTGGCGTCGACAACGGAGACCTGGTTACGGCCGATCTTGAAGGTGACCGTCTTCTGCTGCACGCCGTAGACACCGCTGGCGCCCTCGACGCCGTCGAGCGAGAGCTTGAGGGTGACGGTGGAGCCGCCCTGCCAGTAGTCCTCCGGGCGGAAGTCCAGGCGGTTGGCGTTGAACCAGTGGCCGACGACCTCCTGGCCGCTGCTGGAGGTGACGGTGATCCCCTTCTGCACGGCGGCCTTGTTGGTGATCGCCTTGTTGAAGTTGATCGAGACCGGCATGCCCACGCCGACGGTCGAGCCGTCCTCGGGCGTGAAGTTGCCGATGAAGCTGTTGGCCGGGGAGACCGTGGTGAACGAGGAGTTCTCATGGGCGGTGCGGCCCGCCGAGTCGGTGGCCTCGACGGCGACCTTGTATGTGGTGGCGCGCTCGAGCTGGCCGGCGGGCTTCCAGCTCTTCTTGTCGGCGGATATCTGACCGGCGACGGCGGTGCCGGAGGCGGTCTGCATGGTGACGGACGTGAGCGTGCCCTTGCTCACGGTGACCGCCGTGCCGTTGTTGATGGAGGCGTTGTCGGAGCCGTCCTTCGGCGTGATCTTGATCTGGGCCTCGGAGGACTTCTCGGCAGCCGCCTCGTCGACCTTGGCCTGTGACGAGCTGTCGCCGCCGTCCGAGCCCTCAGCCTTGGCCTCGCCCCCGCTGCACCCAGAGAGCACCAGCACCCCGCCGAGCAGTGCGGACGCGGCCATCAGGCCCTTGCGCCGCTTACTGTCCGTCATCACACGCTTCTCCATCGTTGCCGAATCACCAAAGGACACAGGAGCCCCGTACGAGCTATCAACGCTACGACCGGTTCGTCCCGTTCCACATACCTCGAAGATGTGGGACACACCACGTCCGGACCGCCGGATCCAGTGGTGCGGACGCGGCCAGTGCCCCTCCCCCTGGGACTCCTGAGACGACAGAACCCCGGGCGGCGGTTGCCGCCCGGGGTCACGATTTCCCCAAGCCGCGTCAGCCGCGGGCACCTTCCTCGTCGTCTTCGTCGTCCTCGTCAGCATCATCCTCGTCGAGGTCCCAATCCGGCGAATCGGGGTCGTAGTCGATGGGCTCGCTGCTCCAGGAGGCCTGCGCGAGGTCCACCCCGGGCACCTCGCTGACCAGGTCGAACGGGTCCACGAGATACGCGAGGGCCTCGGAGGTGTCTTCCGTCACCGCGCTCTCGGCGTGCGTCCGCTCGTCGGCCGGCATGTCGGCGTCATCGGCCACGCGGCGCAGCGCGGCCTTGGTGAGGGCGTCGGGGTCGTCGACCTGCAGCACCAGTTCGACCCGAAGCCGCACAAACTGTGATGTCTCAGGAGTACTCATGGAACGGAGCGTACGGCCCGCACGTGCGCGACTTTCCCACGACCCGCGCCTTTCATTAGCATCGCCCCACACGGCCAATTCGCCAGCGCCACAAGGGGATCGATATTTCGTGTCCGCCGCACGTCGATCGTTGTTGACCGCCACCGCAGCCGGGTCCCTCCTGGGGGCCCTGTGGTTCGTCCCGTCCGCCAACGCGACCCAGGACGAACCCATCCCGAGCGTCTCGGCGTCCACCACCGCGTCGACCGTCACCACCACTGCGGTGCGGGAGTCGACGGAGGCGACCGCGGAGTCGGGTGAGGCCCAGGACCACACCCAACTCGCCGACACCGGAAGCGTCGACACGACGCCGTACGTCTTCGGCGGCACCCTCTTCCTCGGCCTGGGAGCCGGATTCATCTTCTATTCGGTGCGCCGCGAGCGCACGATGGCCTACTGAGCGCGGTGCTCGGGCCGGAAAACCTGCGGGGGATCCATGCGAGAGCTGAGCGAGTTGACCGAGGTCGAGGAGTCTTCCTGGCCGGTCCTGTCCGAGGCACTCGGCACCAGCATGGTGTCCATGGACGTGGTGCCGGTCGACCCGGCGCTGGGCCGCGCCACCCTGCTCCAAATGCAGATCACCACGCGCTCCTGGCTGGGCGGGATGGTGCTCAACTGCGGTGGGGTGGTGCTGGACAGCGGGTGGGTGCGGATCTACGGCAGCCCGGGTGACGCCGATTCGCCGACGGGGGTGCCCGGCGGTGCGACGGGGCTGCCCAGTCTCGCCGAGGTCAACGGATTTCCCGAGCGGCTCGATCCGGCCTGGCGCCCCTTCAACGGTCTCGTCGTCGGCCACGACGTCCTGGGCGGGGTCTACGCCATGAACGGGCCCGACCCCGAGGCGGCGGGCCGTCCCGGGCGCCCCGGCGAGATCACGTACTTCGCGCCGGACTCGCTGCGCTGGGAGAGCCTCGAAGTGAGCCACAGTACCTGGCTCGCGTGGTTCCTCTCCGAGGGCACGGAGCGGTTCTACGACACCCTGCGCTGGCCCGGCTGGCGCGGGGAGTCCGGCGCGCTGACCGGGACGCAGGGGCTGTCCGTCGTGCCGTACCTCTGGACCGCGGAGGCCCGCCGCGACGTTTCGGCCACCAGACGGCGGGCGGTCCCGCTGGCGGAAGTCCTCCGGCTCCACCGGGACACCGCGATCAAGCTCGACTCGGTGGATCCGGGGTTCTTCGGCACCGTGTGACGGACGGGGCGCCATGGGGCCGTGACTGGCGGGGCGCCTGGGTGCGATGGGGTCGTTCTTTCGCTGCGGGCCGTCCGTGGCTGATCGCGCAGTTCCCCGCGCCCCTTACGGGGCGCGGGGTCCCGCCCGGTGTTTGCCAGATCCCCTTAAGCGGCCCTGCGTCCGCTGCCGCCCTGGCCGCCTCGTTCCGTGCGGCGCTGCGGCGCGCGGCCGCGGCCGCCCGAGCGGCCGGCGGCCGTGCTGTCGCCCGTGCCGCCACGGCGCGGCTGACGGCCCTGGGACTCCGTACCCCCGGCCGCGCTCGCGCCCGTACCCGCCGGCCTCCTGGCGCCGCCCCCGGTCCTGGGGCGCGACTTGGGACGCTGCTGTGGCTGGGCGGCCGGCTGCGGGACCTCGATCACGACGGGGACGCCGGAGGGCTCGCGGGCCCCGGTGAGGCGGGTCAGTTCCTCATCGCCGGACTTGATGCGGGCGGTGCGCGGGGTGATGCCGGCGTCCACCATCAGGCGGGTCATCTCGCGCTTCTGCTCGGGCAGTACGAGCGTGACGACGCTGCCGGACTCCCCGGCGCGGGCGGTGCGTCCGCCGCGGTGGAGGTAGTCCTTGTGGTCGGTCGGCGGATCGACGTTGACCACGAGGTCAAGGTCGTCGATGTGGATGCCGCGGGCCGCCACGTTGGTGGCGACGAGCGCGGTGACCTGGCCGTTCTTGAACTGGTCGAGGGTGCGGTTGCGCTGCGGCTGGCTGCGCCCGCCGTGCAGCGCGGACGCCCGTACGCCGTTGGCGAGCAGCCGCTTGGTGAAGCGGTCCGCGCCGCGCTTGGTGTCGACGAAGAGGATGACCCGGCCGTCGCGCGCCGCGATCCGCATCGCCACGGCCTTCTTGTCCGTCTCGTCGGCGACGTGCAGCACGTGGTGCTCCATGGTGGTCACCGCGCCGGCCGACGGGTCGACGGAGTGCACGACGGGGTCCGTGAGGAACATCCGTACGAGCCGGTCGATGTTCTTGTCGAGCGTCGCCGAGAACAACAGCCGCTGACCGTCCGGCTCGACCTGCTGGAGCAGCGCCGTGACCTGCGGCATGAAGCCCATGTCGGCCATCTGGTCGGCCTCGTCGAGCACGGTGATCGCGACCCGGTCGAGCGCGCAGTCGCCCCGCTCGATGAGGTCCTTGAGCCGTCCCGGGGTGGCCACGAGGACCTCGGCGCCGCGGCGCAGCGCCCCGGACTGCCGGCTGATCGACATACCGCCGACGGCCGTGGCCACGCGCAGGTTCACGGCGGTCGCGTACGGCGTCAGCGCGTCGTTGACCTGCTGCGCGAGTTCGCGCGTGGGGACGAGGACCAGCGCGAGCGGCTTCTTCGCCTCGGCACGGCGACCGGCCGTACGCGCGAGGAGGGCGAGTCCGAAGGCGAGCGTCTTGCCCGAGCCGGTGCGGCCCCGGCCGAGAACGTCGCGCCCGGCAAGGGAGTTGGGCAGGGTCGCGCCCTGGATCGGGAAGGGCTCGGTGACGCCCTGGGACGCGAGGGTCTTGGTCAGCGCGGCCGGCATGTCCAGCGCGTCGAAGGAGTCGACGGCGGGCAGCGCGGGCGTGAGGGTCTCGGGCAGCGAGAACTCCTGCGGCGGCACGACCTTGCGGGCCGCGCCCCGGCCGGCATTACGGCCGCCGCCGCGGCCCGCGCCTCGTGCGGACGAATTCGCCTGGGCGCTGCCCCGTGCATTGGCCGGCCGCTTACGGACGGGACGTTCGGATCGAGTCATGCTGGATCTGGATTTCCTTCCTGGGCCCCACGGACTGCACGCACAGCGCGAGCCGGGACCCGCACCCGAAGGTGCGGGCCCCGGCTCTGGAAAAGCGCGTCCCCGAATCAGGCGGGGTTGATGTTCTCCGCCTGCAGGCCCTTCT
This genomic interval from Streptomyces dengpaensis contains the following:
- a CDS encoding ABC transporter permease; translated protein: MFFTYLRRELRRRRKAALVVASGLALGIALVIVVSSVSSGMEKAQGKVLQSLYGLGTDMTVTKAAEPASSSGGGKRFNFDARPDDSDDEQSSDRVMVQGFQTLSAKTVAEVDAQQGVADSVGGLSLQVIKVSGQFKQGQFKQDQNGKQNSQGGPGGAQPSPQGRVEGGGAEFDVDNYSVYGTDVTKPALGPLTSSKITSGRTFKTTETNAKVVVADTSYAKEKKLKVGSTVTIKGVKYKVIGISTPDSGDAAANLYIPLKQAQTISDSKDKVTTIYVKASDSQQIDSVKSTIQKNIPDTTVTTSADLADTVSGSLSTASDLASSVGKWLSIAVLVAAFLVAGLLTSSAVSRRVREFGTLKALGWKSGRVTRQVVGEAIVHGLVGGALGIALGLTGAYVVTEISPNLQAELGGSGGGPGGGGPGGGPGVSVIGGPARETASKALDVALTAPVSIDTIVVAVALAVTGGLIAGAFGGWRASRLRPADALRRVE
- a CDS encoding L,D-transpeptidase; translated protein: MTDSKRRKGLMAASALLGGVLVLSGCSGGEAKAEGSDGGDSSSQAKVDEAAAEKSSEAQIKITPKDGSDNASINNGTAVTVSKGTLTSVTMQTASGTAVAGQISADKKSWKPAGQLERATTYKVAVEATDSAGRTAHENSSFTTVSPANSFIGNFTPEDGSTVGVGMPVSINFNKAITNKAAVQKGITVTSSSGQEVVGHWFNANRLDFRPEDYWQGGSTVTLKLSLDGVEGASGVYGVQQKTVTFKIGRNQVSVVDAKSKTMKVTQDGKTVKTIPISAGSPTNTTYEGQMVISEKFEETRMDGATVGFTDDDGKGEYDIKDVPHAMRLSTSGTFIHGNYWGAKSIFGAVNTSHGCVGLSDTKGAGDPNTPGAWFYNNSLIGDVVVVKNTGDKTIAPDNGLNGWNLDWAAWKAGSAV
- a CDS encoding LPXTG cell wall anchor domain-containing protein; this translates as MSAARRSLLTATAAGSLLGALWFVPSANATQDEPIPSVSASTTASTVTTTAVRESTEATAESGEAQDHTQLADTGSVDTTPYVFGGTLFLGLGAGFIFYSVRRERTMAY
- a CDS encoding DUF2625 family protein, producing MRELSELTEVEESSWPVLSEALGTSMVSMDVVPVDPALGRATLLQMQITTRSWLGGMVLNCGGVVLDSGWVRIYGSPGDADSPTGVPGGATGLPSLAEVNGFPERLDPAWRPFNGLVVGHDVLGGVYAMNGPDPEAAGRPGRPGEITYFAPDSLRWESLEVSHSTWLAWFLSEGTERFYDTLRWPGWRGESGALTGTQGLSVVPYLWTAEARRDVSATRRRAVPLAEVLRLHRDTAIKLDSVDPGFFGTV
- a CDS encoding DEAD/DEAH box helicase; the encoded protein is MTRSERPVRKRPANARGSAQANSSARGAGRGGGRNAGRGAARKVVPPQEFSLPETLTPALPAVDSFDALDMPAALTKTLASQGVTEPFPIQGATLPNSLAGRDVLGRGRTGSGKTLAFGLALLARTAGRRAEAKKPLALVLVPTRELAQQVNDALTPYATAVNLRVATAVGGMSISRQSGALRRGAEVLVATPGRLKDLIERGDCALDRVAITVLDEADQMADMGFMPQVTALLQQVEPDGQRLLFSATLDKNIDRLVRMFLTDPVVHSVDPSAGAVTTMEHHVLHVADETDKKAVAMRIAARDGRVILFVDTKRGADRFTKRLLANGVRASALHGGRSQPQRNRTLDQFKNGQVTALVATNVAARGIHIDDLDLVVNVDPPTDHKDYLHRGGRTARAGESGSVVTLVLPEQKREMTRLMVDAGITPRTARIKSGDEELTRLTGAREPSGVPVVIEVPQPAAQPQQRPKSRPRTGGGARRPAGTGASAAGGTESQGRQPRRGGTGDSTAAGRSGGRGRAPQRRTERGGQGGSGRRAA